One part of the Arabidopsis thaliana chromosome 1 sequence genome encodes these proteins:
- a CDS encoding Serine/Threonine kinase family catalytic domain protein (Protein kinase superfamily protein; FUNCTIONS IN: protein serine/threonine kinase activity, protein kinase activity, kinase activity, ATP binding; INVOLVED IN: protein amino acid phosphorylation; LOCATED IN: plasma membrane; EXPRESSED IN: 22 plant structures; EXPRESSED DURING: 13 growth stages; CONTAINS InterPro DOMAIN/s: Protein kinase, ATP binding site (InterPro:IPR017441), Serine/threonine-protein kinase domain (InterPro:IPR002290), Serine/threonine-protein kinase-like domain (InterPro:IPR017442), Serine/threonine-protein kinase, active site (InterPro:IPR008271), Protein kinase-like domain (InterPro:IPR011009), Protein kinase, catalytic domain (InterPro:IPR000719), Tyrosine-protein kinase, catalytic domain (InterPro:IPR020635); BEST Arabidopsis thaliana protein match is: Protein kinase superfamily protein (TAIR:AT1G66880.1); Has 21064 Blast hits to 20752 proteins in 1151 species: Archae - 24; Bacteria - 3918; Metazoa - 5271; Fungi - 1719; Plants - 7999; Viruses - 19; Other Eukaryotes - 2114 (source: NCBI BLink).), which produces MSIFFFFISFVVFSVADLPSCFSADQQYEECRSRNLTCGSGHRVFESTTYPFWGGFNKPKFCGHSSFKLSCEGDQNLTLAIGNITLRVVSANLEDHKISVADDSLLDGGCLNIWNFNGKNQFTLDSNTETIDVFVNCSGVAPLQISCEESYEDPVTYHVLRSSDSDEGCMKYAEIPMLRSAKDELQRSELTFVEALRKGFDLRYIMEDKACRRCIDSGGICGSALDSESFRCLCADRPHNSSCDDNTNQGKNDKRRRVIVKVLIGASAAVVGLIAASIFWYVYHRRKTKSYRNSSALLPRNISSDPSAKSFDIEKAEELLVGVHIFSYEELEEATNNFDPSKELGDGGFGTVYYGKLKDGRSVAVKRLYDNNFKRAEQFRNEVEILTGLRHPNLVALFGCSSKQSRDLLLVYEYVANGTLADHLHGPQANPSSLPWSIRLKIAVETASALKYLHASKIIHRDVKSNNILLDQNFNVKVADFGLSRLFPMDKTHVSTAPQGTPGYVDPDYHLCYQLSNKSDVYSFAVVLMELISSLPAVDITRPRQEINLSNMAVVKIQNHELRDMVDPSLGFDTDTRVRQTVIAVAELAFQCLQSDKDLRPCMSHVQDTLTRIQNNGFGSEMDVVDVNKSGPLVAQSPDSVIVKWDSK; this is translated from the exons AtgtccatcttttttttcttcatcagcTTCGTCGTCTTCTCCGTCGCTGACCTCCCGTCGTGCTTCTCAGCCGATCAACAGTACGAGGAGTGTCGCTCACGTAATCTGACATGTGGATCTGGACACAGGGTATTCGAGAGTACCACGTATCCGTTCTGGGGTGGATTCAATAAACCCAAATTCTGCGGTCATTCGTCATTCAAACTCTCCTGCGAGGGTGATCAAAACCTAACCCTAGCGATCGGGAACATCACTCTTCGCGTTGTTTCTGCGAATCTGGAGGATCATAAAATTTCCGTTGCCGATGATAGTCTACTAGACGGAGGTTGCCTAAACATTTGGAACTTCAACGGGAAGAATCAGTTCACATTAGACTCCAACACCGAGACGATCGATGTATTCGTCAACTGTTCCGGCGTAGCTCCGTTGCAGATTTCTTGCGAAGAAAGCTACGAGGATCCGGTGACATATCATGTCTTGCGATCGTCGGATTCTGACGAAGGTTGTATGAAATATGCAGAAATTCCGATGCTGAGGTCTGCTAAGGACGAGCTTCAACGGTCCGAACTAACTTTTGTGGAAGCTTTGAGAAAAGGATTCGATTTGAGGTACATCATGGAAGACAAAGCTTGCCGGAGATGCATTGATTCCGGTGGGATTTGTGGTTCGGCGTTAGATTCGGAGAGTTTCCGGTGTCTATGTGCGGACAGACCTCACAACTCCTCCTGCGACGATAACACTAACCAAG gcaaaaatgataaaagaagGAGAGTGATAGTGAAGGTACTCATAG GTGCATCCGCTGCGGTCGTAGGATTAATAGCTGCGAGCATATTTTGGTATGTATACCATcgtagaaaaacaaaaagttacaGAAATTCTTCAGCATTGCTTCCAAGAAACATCTCATCAGATCCATCTGCAAAGTCTTTTGACATCGAGAAAGCAGAGGAATTATTAGTCGGAGTTCATATTTTCTCTTACgaagaacttgaagaagcCACTAATAACTTCGACCCATCTAAAGAACTCGGTGATGGAGGCTTTGGTACTGTCTATTACGGTAAGCTTAAAGATGGACGAAGCGTAGCCGTTAAACGGTTATACGATAACAACTTCAAAAGAGCAGAGCAATTCAGGAATGAAGTTGAGATCTTAACGGGTTTACGCCATCCAAACCTCGTGGCTCTCTTTGGATGCTCCTCAAAACAGAGCCGGGACTTACTGCTAGTGTATGAGTATGTTGCAAACGGCACGTTAGCTGATCATCTACATGGTCCACAGGCAAACCCTAGCTCACTTCCTTGGTCTATTCGGCTCAAAATCGCTGTTGAAACTGCCTCTGCCTTGAAGTATCTCCACGCCTCCAAGATCATCCACCGTGATGTTAAATCCAACAACATCCTTCTCGACCAAAACTTCAATGTCAAG GTTGCGGATTTTGGACTCTCTAGACTGTTTCCTATGGATAAAACGCACGTATCTACCGCTCCACAAGGAACTCCGGGATATGTCGACCCGGATTACCACTTATGCTATCAACTCTCAAACAAAAGCGACGTGTACAGCTTTGCGGTAGTGTTAATGGAGCTTATCTCTTCACTTCCAGCAGTCGACATCACAAGACCGCGCCAAGAGATCAACCTCTCGAACATGGCAGTCGTTAAAATCCAGAACCACGAGCTCCGCGACATGGTGGATCCGTCACTTGGGTTTGACACGGATACAAGAGTGAGACAGACGGTGATCGCTGTCGCTGAGCTGGCGTTCCAATGCTTGCAGTCGGATAAAGATCTTAGGCCATGTATGTCGCACGTGCAGGATACGTTGACGAGGATACAGAACAATGGATTTGGTTCGGAAATGGATGTTGTAGATGTGAACAAGAGTGGACCGTTGGTTGCACAGTCTCCAGATAGTGTCATTGTGAAATGGGACAGTAAGTAA
- a CDS encoding Serine/Threonine kinase family catalytic domain protein (Protein kinase superfamily protein; FUNCTIONS IN: protein serine/threonine kinase activity, protein kinase activity, kinase activity, ATP binding; INVOLVED IN: protein amino acid phosphorylation; EXPRESSED IN: 22 plant structures; EXPRESSED DURING: 13 growth stages; CONTAINS InterPro DOMAIN/s: Protein kinase, ATP binding site (InterPro:IPR017441), Protein kinase, catalytic domain (InterPro:IPR000719), Serine/threonine-protein kinase domain (InterPro:IPR002290), Tyrosine-protein kinase, catalytic domain (InterPro:IPR020635), Serine/threonine-protein kinase-like domain (InterPro:IPR017442), Serine/threonine-protein kinase, active site (InterPro:IPR008271), Protein kinase-like domain (InterPro:IPR011009); BEST Arabidopsis thaliana protein match is: Protein kinase superfamily protein (TAIR:AT1G66880.1); Has 128125 Blast hits to 126473 proteins in 4812 species: Archae - 110; Bacteria - 14433; Metazoa - 47787; Fungi - 10757; Plants - 35416; Viruses - 568; Other Eukaryotes - 19054 (source: NCBI BLink).), giving the protein MNPSTPSLLYTSIFFYFTIIATQTLSLDPKFKACEPKSCGKGPQISYPFYLSGKQESFCGYPSFELTCDDEEKLPVLGISGEEYVIKNISYLTQSFQVVNSKASHDPCPRPLNNLTLHRTPFFVNPSHINFTILYNCSDHLLEDFRTYPLTCARNTSLLRSFGVFDRKKLGKEKQIASMSCQKLVDVPVLASNESDVMGMTYVEILKRGFVLNWTANSCFRCITSGGRCGTDQQEFVCLCPDGPKLHDTCTNGKNDKRRRVIVKITKSISGASAAVVGLIAASIFWYVYHRRKTKSYRNSSALLPRNISSDPSAKSFDIEKAEELLVGVHIFSYEELEEATNNFDPSKELGDGGFGTVYYGKLKDGRSVAVKRLYDNNFKRAEQFRNEVEILTGLRHPNLVALFGCSSKQSRDLLLVYEYVANGTLADHLHGPQANPSSLPWSIRLKIAVETASALKYLHASKIIHRDVKSNNILLDQNFNVKVADFGLSRLFPMDKTHVSTAPQGTPGYVDPDYHLCYQLSNKSDVYSFAVVLMELISSLPAVDITRPRQEINLSNMAVVKIQNHELRDMVDPSLGFDTDTRVRQTVIAVAELAFQCLQSDKDLRPCMSHVQDTLTRIQNNGFGSEMDVVDVNKSGPLVAQSPDSVIVKWDSK; this is encoded by the exons atgaatCCTTCAACTCCAAGTTTACTCTACAcatccatcttcttctacttcacAATAATAGCAACTCAAACCCTCTCTCTTGATCCAAAGTTCAAGGCTTGTGAGCCGAAATCATGCGGCAAAGGTCCCCAGATCTCCTATCCATTTTATCTATCTGGAAAGCAAGAATCTTTTTGTGGTTATCCAAGTTTTGAACTCActtgtgatgatgaagaaaagctCCCTGTTCTCGGGATCTCCGGTGAGGAATATGTCATCAAGAACATATCTTACTTAACACAGTCGTTTCAGGTCGTGAACTCAAAGGCTTCTCATGATCCATGTCCCAGACCGCTGAACAATCTTACCCTCCATAGGACTCCTTTCTTTGTGAACCCTTCTCATATCAACTTCACTATACTTTACAATTGTTCCGATCACCTGCTGGAGGATTTTAGGACATACCCTCTTACTTGTGCTCGAAACACGAGTCTTCTTCGATCTTTTGGGGTCTTTGACAGAAAGAAACttggaaaagagaaacaaattgcATCCATGTCGTGCCAGAAACTAGTGGATGTTCCTGTTTTAGCTAGTAATGAGTCTGATGTGATGGGTATGACTTATGTTGAGATTTTGAAGAGGGGTTTTGTTCTGAATTGGACTGCAAACAGTTGCTTCCGCTGCATCACCAGCGGCGGGAGATGTGGAACTGATCAACAAGAATTCGTATGCTTGTGTCCTGATGGACCTAAACTTCATGATACTTGCACGAATG gcaaaaatgataaaagaagGAGAGTGATAGTGAAG ATTACAAAATCCATCTCAGGTGCATCCGCTGCGGTCGTAGGATTAATAGCTGCGAGCATATTTTGGTATGTATACCATcgtagaaaaacaaaaagttacaGAAATTCTTCAGCATTGCTTCCAAGAAACATCTCATCAGATCCATCTGCAAAGTCTTTTGACATCGAGAAAGCAGAGGAATTATTAGTCGGAGTTCATATTTTCTCTTACgaagaacttgaagaagcCACTAATAACTTCGACCCATCTAAAGAACTCGGTGATGGAGGCTTTGGTACTGTCTATTACGGTAAGCTTAAAGATGGACGAAGCGTAGCCGTTAAACGGTTATACGATAACAACTTCAAAAGAGCAGAGCAATTCAGGAATGAAGTTGAGATCTTAACGGGTTTACGCCATCCAAACCTCGTGGCTCTCTTTGGATGCTCCTCAAAACAGAGCCGGGACTTACTGCTAGTGTATGAGTATGTTGCAAACGGCACGTTAGCTGATCATCTACATGGTCCACAGGCAAACCCTAGCTCACTTCCTTGGTCTATTCGGCTCAAAATCGCTGTTGAAACTGCCTCTGCCTTGAAGTATCTCCACGCCTCCAAGATCATCCACCGTGATGTTAAATCCAACAACATCCTTCTCGACCAAAACTTCAATGTCAAG GTTGCGGATTTTGGACTCTCTAGACTGTTTCCTATGGATAAAACGCACGTATCTACCGCTCCACAAGGAACTCCGGGATATGTCGACCCGGATTACCACTTATGCTATCAACTCTCAAACAAAAGCGACGTGTACAGCTTTGCGGTAGTGTTAATGGAGCTTATCTCTTCACTTCCAGCAGTCGACATCACAAGACCGCGCCAAGAGATCAACCTCTCGAACATGGCAGTCGTTAAAATCCAGAACCACGAGCTCCGCGACATGGTGGATCCGTCACTTGGGTTTGACACGGATACAAGAGTGAGACAGACGGTGATCGCTGTCGCTGAGCTGGCGTTCCAATGCTTGCAGTCGGATAAAGATCTTAGGCCATGTATGTCGCACGTGCAGGATACGTTGACGAGGATACAGAACAATGGATTTGGTTCGGAAATGGATGTTGTAGATGTGAACAAGAGTGGACCGTTGGTTGCACAGTCTCCAGATAGTGTCATTGTGAAATGGGACAGTAAGTAA
- the BEE1 gene encoding BR enhanced expression 1: MANFENLSSDFQTIAMDIYSSITQAADLNNNNSNLHFQTFHPSSTSLESLFLHHHQQQLLHFPGNSPDSSNNFSSTSSFLHSDHNIVDETKKRKALLPTLSSSETSGVSDNTNVIATETGSLRRGKRLKKKKEEEDEKEREVVHVRARRGQATDSHSLAERVRRGKINERLRCLQDMVPGCYKAMGMATMLDEIINYVQSLQNQVEFLSMKLTAASSFYDFNSETDAVDSMQVLEHSNNVFQFLR, encoded by the exons ATGGCAAATTTCGAGAatctttcttctgattttcaGACAATAGCCATGGATATATATTCTTCCATAACTCAAGCTGCAGAtctaaacaacaacaacagtaaCCTTCATTTTCAAACATTTCATCCTTCCTCTACTTCTCTCGAATCGCTcttccttcatcatcatcaacaacaattaCTTCACTTTCCCGGAAACTCTCCAGACAGTAGTAACAATTTCTCTTCAACTTCAAGTTTCCTCCATAGTGATCACAACATCGTCGATGAGaccaagaagagaaaagcttTGTTACCTACTTTGTCTTCATCAGAGACTAGCGGCGTCTCCGATAATACGAATGTTATTGCCACTGAAACA GGTTCTTTGAGAAGAGgtaagaggttgaagaagaagaaggaagaagaagacgagaaagagagagaagttgTTCATGTGAGAGCCAGAAGAGGCCAAGCCACTGATAGCCACAGCTTAGCAGAACGG GTTCGGCGAGGGAAAATAAACGAGAGATTAAGATGCTTGCAAGATATGGTGCCCGGATGTTATAAG GCTATGGGAATGGCTACGATGCTTGACgagataattaattatgtcCAGTCTCTACAGAATCAAGTCGAG TTCCTCTCGATGAAACTCACTGCAGCAAGTTCGTTTTATGACTTTAACTCAGAGACAGATGCAGTTGATTCCATGCAGGTACTAGAACATTctaataatgtttttcaatTCTTAAgataa